One Hermetia illucens chromosome 4, iHerIll2.2.curated.20191125, whole genome shotgun sequence DNA segment encodes these proteins:
- the LOC119654455 gene encoding facilitated trehalose transporter Tret1-like, with protein sequence MVFDISVNCPLFGKYRFEFLSALCANIIAIAHGAGIAWLSPTLLLLQSEDTPLASGALDVNEASWLGSLLCVGGFAGNLGFGFIANRWGRKRALSLIAFPQMCFWIIVTFANDIRFLYAGRVLAGMTGGGCFVTIPLYISDIASKEIRGSLGSILMLAVNCGVLVGYSVGSYLPYTVVPKVTIIFPVVYLCLILFFPETPQFLLLKNNLDGAKASLCFYRNIDPKSSTREVVQRIEKEIDEMRSAMGNTPTKEASFKDFASKDALKGMLRGVGLVGVNIFSGIFLIVNYNATIFKAAGINIAPNDATLIVAVSQIAGTYLSTLIVERFRRKTLLILTTATAGLALTIMGTSTYLSQFYDMSGLSWLPVASLSFMVFAASSGYIPLTFVVMNEVIPRPVRPLVSSVCNAVLNTFAFASLKLLPMLIEYAGLHVVVWICAAMCFLGVLFNAICIPETRGKLI encoded by the exons CAAATATCATAGCTATCGCCCATGGAGCAGGGATAGCCTGGCTATCACCAACTCTTTTGCTCCTACAATCTGAAGATACCCCTCTAGCATCGGGAGCACTTGACGTCAACGAAGCGTCATGGCTGGGATCACTTTTGTGCGTTGGAGGATTCGCAGGAAATCTGGGATTCGGTTTCATTGCAAACCGATGGGGCAGGAAAAGAGCGCTTTCTCTTATAGCATTTCCCCAAATG TGCTTCTGGATTATCGTTACTTTTGCAAATGACATAAGGTTTCTCTATGCAGGCAGAGTATTAGCGGGCATGACAGGCGGAGGGTGCTTTGTAACCATCCCTCTCTACATTTCTGACATTGCTTCAAAGGa gaTTCGCGGCAGTTTAGGATCAATATTAATGTTAGCGGTAAACTGTGGCGTATTGGTTGGATACTCTGTTGGATCATACTTACCATACACTGTAGTTCCGAAAGTCACTATTATTTTCCCGGTCGTGTATCTTTGCCTAATATTATTTTTCCCAGAAACTCCACAATTTTTACTACTCAAAAATAATCTGGATGGAGCCAAGGCATCACTTTGCTTCTACCGCAACATTGACCCGAAAAGTTCCACAAGAGAAGTGGTTCAGAGAATAGAGAAGGAAATCGACGAAATGAGAAGCGCAATGGGAAATACACCAACAAAAGAGGCATCCTTCAAAGATTTTG CATCCAAGGACGCACTTAAAGGTATGCTACGAGGAGTCGGCTTAGTAGGGGTCAACATCTTCAGTGGAATTTTCCTCATTGTTAATTACAACGCAACAATATTCAAAGCAGCTGGAATCAATATTGCGCCCAACGATGCAACGCTTATTGTAGCAGTTTCACAGATAGCTGGCACGTATCTGTCGACGCTTATAGTAGAACGTTTCCGCCGAAAAACTTTACTCATCCTTACCACGGCCACAGCAGGATTAGCTCTCACAATAATGGGAACCTCAACATATCTGTCCCAATTTTACGACATGTCTGGGTTATCTTGGTTACCTGTAGCAAGCTTGTCGTTTATGGTCTTCGCAGCATCTTCTGGATATATTCCTCTTACTTTTGTTGTCATGAATGAAGTGATACCAAGACCG GTGAGACCGCTTGTGTCGAGCGTTTGCAATGCCGTCTTGAATACATTTGCTTTCGCATCCTTGAAACTCTTGCCGATGCTGATTGAGTATGCGGGTCTGCACGTCGTTGTGTGGATATGTGCTGCAATGTGCTTCCTTGGAGTACTTTTTAATGCCATATGTATTCCAGAAACTAGAGgaaaactaatttaa